The following are encoded together in the Mumia sp. Pv4-285 genome:
- a CDS encoding PucR family transcriptional regulator: MRLVEATARSSQAEHASISTFTIADFLAMGVTLEGEPVVVAGEEHLDRRIRWLHVTELVDTHGLLQGGELILATGVGLADSPDEGVRYVDALADERVAGLVIELGRRFSAVPPEMVRACRRRGLPLIVLNREVPFVKMTETAHSIILMGQRRLLQTTAMAHQRFTELGAADASVDQLVAAAGELAEGQIVFSNLMYQVLAVHTVDGVADDLLRRWSRKAFTLTQSFGTRVDEADRCVVVPVEARGQQRGRLVLFTSGPPDPAQVIVLERAASALAMRLLLEDDDVVVANAQRTVLADLVAGRCSRTESIHARTAALGHPTRHRHYLPIIVAPDRERDLRSVLSRALDDVQVDALVGRLTPERWGVLLLLKRADASAADEFATKVAQACKDAGVAPPTLGRGAVVSDLAEVGRSFAEASDVASAARATSPMAGRRVLHSIDDIKLRGLLYTLRHDARLQAFVERTLGPLQLRDALDGGDWVRTLAAYLRVRSNKSLAAQQLGISRPTLYERLARIQRLLGVDLDDPETTTSLYAAIMVIEATAGDASPTSALPSTLVVQAQTGA; the protein is encoded by the coding sequence ATGCGACTCGTCGAGGCGACGGCCAGAAGCTCGCAGGCCGAGCACGCCTCGATCAGCACCTTCACGATCGCCGACTTCCTCGCGATGGGCGTCACGCTCGAGGGGGAGCCTGTCGTCGTCGCGGGCGAAGAGCACCTCGACCGAAGGATCCGGTGGCTCCATGTCACCGAGCTGGTGGACACGCACGGGCTCCTCCAGGGAGGCGAGCTGATCCTGGCGACCGGGGTCGGCCTCGCCGACTCGCCGGACGAGGGCGTCCGATATGTCGACGCCCTCGCCGACGAGAGGGTCGCCGGCCTCGTCATCGAGCTCGGACGCCGCTTCTCCGCAGTCCCTCCGGAGATGGTCCGGGCGTGCCGGCGCCGGGGACTCCCACTGATCGTGCTGAACAGGGAGGTGCCGTTCGTCAAGATGACCGAGACGGCCCACTCGATCATCCTGATGGGGCAGCGGCGGCTGCTGCAGACCACAGCGATGGCGCACCAGCGCTTCACCGAGCTGGGCGCCGCCGATGCGTCCGTGGACCAGCTTGTCGCTGCAGCCGGGGAGCTCGCCGAGGGGCAGATCGTGTTCTCCAACCTGATGTACCAGGTGCTGGCGGTTCACACGGTCGACGGCGTCGCCGACGACCTCCTGCGACGATGGAGCCGGAAGGCGTTCACCCTGACGCAGTCCTTCGGGACCCGGGTCGACGAGGCCGACCGCTGTGTGGTCGTGCCGGTCGAGGCCCGCGGTCAGCAGCGCGGGCGCCTGGTGCTCTTCACTTCAGGGCCGCCGGACCCGGCGCAGGTCATCGTCCTCGAACGCGCCGCATCGGCCTTGGCGATGCGGCTGCTGCTCGAGGACGACGACGTCGTGGTGGCGAACGCTCAGCGGACCGTGCTCGCCGACCTCGTCGCCGGACGCTGCTCCCGGACCGAGTCGATCCATGCACGTACGGCAGCCCTCGGGCACCCGACCCGGCACCGCCACTATCTCCCGATCATCGTGGCTCCCGATCGTGAACGCGACTTGCGGTCAGTCCTGTCGCGCGCGCTCGACGATGTGCAGGTCGACGCCCTCGTCGGACGGTTGACGCCGGAGAGGTGGGGCGTCCTGCTCCTGCTCAAGCGCGCCGACGCCTCCGCGGCTGACGAGTTCGCGACGAAGGTCGCTCAGGCGTGCAAGGACGCGGGGGTTGCTCCTCCGACGCTCGGCCGTGGTGCTGTCGTCTCGGACCTCGCAGAGGTGGGGAGGTCGTTCGCCGAGGCGAGCGACGTCGCGTCTGCGGCGCGAGCGACGTCGCCGATGGCGGGACGTCGGGTCCTCCACTCGATCGACGACATCAAGCTACGAGGCCTCCTTTACACCTTGCGGCACGACGCCCGGCTCCAGGCGTTCGTCGAGCGGACGCTGGGGCCGCTGCAGCTGCGCGACGCGCTCGATGGGGGTGACTGGGTGCGCACGCTGGCGGCGTACCTCCGGGTGCGCAGCAACAAGTCGCTCGCCGCGCAGCAGCTCGGGATCTCTCGACCGACGTTGTACGAACGCCTGGCGCGGATCCAACGTCTCCTCGGAGTGGACCTGGACGATCCCGAGACGACGACGTCCTTGTACGCCGCGATCATGGTGATCGAGGCCACCGCCGGCGACGCCTCGCCGACGTCCGCCCTCCCCTCCACGCTGGTGGTCCAGGCACAGACAGGTGCCTGA
- a CDS encoding ABC transporter substrate-binding protein has translation MLAGCGGGGSDGGGGAAGEPQKGGTLTYAVNVETVSLDPAFCTLSFDRCAPIYGTLMRYDVDKQQFVGQMAESFESTDGKSWTLKLREGVEFSDGTPFDAEAVVYNWDRIKDPKTLAPSARYTEGLSWKVVDPLTVAVTSAEPNFQLPWALTQGLSTIGSPKAIEAAGEDVSSSPVGAGPFVLDKWTRNSQAEYSRNDSYFEEGLPYLDKLVIKVIGADDQRLNALRSGEIDVDWSLLTKDAKAIESEGGYDIYRVPLNGGTGLQFNLKDPVMADEGLRQAMLSAFDSAQINNAVYPGDEPVDAFLRPDSPYRDDELGMFPEKDLDEAQRLFDDYLERTGKTSETVTFVCYAGIPALEQVAQLIQSQMSKIEGLDFKLEPVDGATLSQRSTARDFQTIMGATLSQDMDRLYAVFHTDGPLNVMSYSNPTVDAALETTRRSNEPGEVEKAYQTVNGELSKDGPLRNWRYQTGHLFANDMVQGIVLAGTSSGASAYWQYAWLNE, from the coding sequence GTGCTGGCTGGATGCGGCGGAGGAGGGAGCGACGGCGGCGGCGGCGCTGCCGGAGAGCCGCAGAAGGGCGGGACCCTGACGTACGCCGTGAACGTCGAGACCGTCTCGCTCGATCCCGCGTTCTGCACCCTGTCGTTCGACCGCTGTGCCCCGATCTACGGGACGTTGATGCGCTACGACGTCGACAAGCAGCAGTTCGTCGGCCAGATGGCGGAGTCGTTCGAGAGCACCGACGGCAAGAGCTGGACCCTGAAGCTGCGCGAGGGCGTCGAGTTCAGCGACGGTACGCCCTTCGACGCTGAGGCGGTCGTCTACAACTGGGACCGCATCAAGGACCCCAAGACATTGGCACCGTCGGCGCGCTACACCGAGGGACTGAGCTGGAAGGTCGTCGATCCGTTGACCGTCGCCGTGACCTCGGCGGAGCCCAACTTCCAGCTTCCGTGGGCGCTCACCCAGGGACTGAGCACCATCGGCTCCCCGAAGGCCATCGAAGCAGCCGGCGAGGACGTCTCCAGCTCTCCGGTCGGAGCCGGCCCGTTCGTGCTGGACAAGTGGACGCGCAACTCGCAGGCCGAGTACTCGCGCAACGACAGCTACTTCGAGGAGGGCCTGCCGTACCTCGACAAGCTCGTGATCAAGGTGATCGGAGCCGATGACCAGCGGCTCAACGCGCTGCGCAGCGGTGAGATCGACGTCGACTGGTCGCTCCTGACGAAGGACGCCAAGGCGATCGAGAGCGAGGGCGGCTACGACATCTACCGTGTGCCCCTCAATGGAGGGACCGGCCTGCAGTTCAACCTCAAGGACCCGGTCATGGCCGATGAGGGCCTCCGGCAGGCGATGCTGAGCGCCTTCGACAGCGCGCAGATCAACAATGCGGTCTACCCGGGCGACGAGCCGGTCGACGCCTTCCTGCGGCCGGACAGCCCCTACCGGGACGACGAGCTCGGCATGTTCCCGGAGAAGGACCTCGACGAGGCGCAACGTCTCTTCGACGACTATCTCGAGCGGACCGGCAAGACGAGTGAGACCGTCACCTTCGTCTGCTACGCCGGGATCCCAGCCCTCGAGCAGGTCGCTCAGCTCATCCAGTCACAGATGTCGAAGATCGAGGGCCTGGACTTCAAGCTCGAGCCGGTCGACGGCGCGACGCTCTCGCAGCGCTCGACGGCACGTGACTTCCAGACCATCATGGGCGCCACGCTGTCCCAGGACATGGACCGCCTGTACGCCGTCTTCCACACCGACGGACCGCTCAACGTCATGAGCTACTCCAACCCGACCGTCGACGCCGCGCTCGAGACGACGCGTCGCTCGAACGAGCCGGGCGAGGTGGAGAAGGCGTACCAGACCGTCAACGGCGAGCTGTCCAAGGACGGGCCGCTGCGGAACTGGCGCTACCAGACGGGACACCTCTTCGCGAACGACATGGTCCAGGGCATCGTGCTCGCCGGCACCTCGTCGGGAGCGAGCGCGTACTGGCAGTACGCGTGGCTGAACGAGTAG
- a CDS encoding ABC transporter permease, which translates to MNVVVWRRRASSVARFFLLLFLVTVAVFLLLDLIPGNPVDAILPPDATAEQRAAAAEQYGLNDPMWQRYLDWLGGILQGDFGRSFQTGLSVSDQILERAPVSIELAVLAMIVALAVSIPVGVWSAYRPGSVVDRASTFMISATLATPAFVLGILLVYVFAVKLGVLPVLGWVPFSEDPAEHVKRLILPVITLAAGECVLFTRLLKGDMMATLQQDHVLSARARGLPTRSILTRHSLRQSSFSLVTVSGVVIGRLIGGTVLVEAIFSLPGMGTLVITAIQSRDYIVVQAVVLLSAIVYLLMNTLVDVSYPLLDPRVRKVRTS; encoded by the coding sequence ATGAATGTGGTGGTCTGGAGACGTCGTGCCAGCTCGGTGGCGAGGTTCTTCCTGCTCTTGTTCCTCGTCACGGTGGCAGTCTTCCTGCTCCTCGATCTGATCCCGGGGAACCCGGTCGACGCGATCCTCCCCCCGGACGCGACGGCCGAGCAGCGCGCCGCGGCGGCGGAGCAGTACGGCCTCAACGACCCGATGTGGCAGCGCTACCTCGACTGGCTCGGAGGGATCCTGCAGGGCGACTTCGGGCGCTCGTTCCAGACGGGCCTCAGCGTCTCGGACCAGATCCTCGAACGCGCACCGGTGTCGATCGAGCTGGCCGTCCTCGCAATGATCGTGGCGCTCGCCGTCTCGATCCCGGTCGGGGTCTGGTCGGCGTACCGCCCGGGCAGTGTCGTCGACCGTGCCTCCACCTTCATGATCTCAGCGACGCTGGCCACGCCGGCCTTCGTCCTCGGCATCCTCCTGGTCTACGTCTTCGCCGTGAAGCTCGGCGTCCTGCCCGTGCTCGGGTGGGTCCCGTTCTCCGAGGACCCCGCCGAGCACGTCAAACGGCTGATCCTGCCTGTGATCACGCTGGCAGCCGGCGAGTGCGTCCTCTTCACCCGGCTCCTCAAGGGCGACATGATGGCCACCCTCCAGCAGGACCACGTGCTCTCGGCCCGCGCGCGAGGCCTCCCTACCCGGAGCATCCTCACGCGGCACTCCCTGCGGCAGTCCTCCTTCTCCCTGGTGACGGTCTCCGGTGTGGTCATCGGTCGACTCATCGGCGGCACCGTCCTCGTGGAGGCGATCTTCTCCCTCCCCGGGATGGGGACGCTGGTGATCACCGCCATCCAGTCGCGGGACTACATCGTCGTGCAGGCCGTAGTCCTCCTCAGCGCGATCGTCTACCTGCTCATGAACACCCTCGTCGATGTCTCGTACCCACTGCTCGACCCGCGCGTGAGGAAGGTGAGGACGTCATGA
- a CDS encoding ABC transporter permease yields MTELVQQRPGPESATEIEAPLEVFDEHVRPVRRRRDYGAFFGVVWIALVALAALLAGVLPIPDPNEVTNSFSAMPSADHLLGTDAIGRDVLSRIVYGARVSMAVAIGATSLSLLIGVTIGMIAGYFRGAADATSSLFVNFMLAFPPLIFLIAVVTALQPGLLTLVVALALVGIPNFARVARANTIAFADREFVTAAKALGARPLRILTRELLVNVMLPILSLALVVMATLVVAEGSLSFLGVGVPPPTPSWGGMLAAGRESLSDEPQLVLVPALFFFLTVFSFNRLGDWARGRVGRESSI; encoded by the coding sequence ATGACCGAGCTCGTCCAGCAGCGACCTGGGCCGGAGAGCGCGACGGAGATCGAAGCACCGCTCGAGGTGTTCGACGAGCACGTACGACCGGTGCGGCGGCGCCGTGACTACGGGGCCTTCTTCGGCGTCGTGTGGATCGCGCTCGTCGCGCTGGCGGCGCTCCTGGCTGGCGTGCTGCCGATCCCGGACCCGAACGAGGTGACCAACTCGTTCAGTGCCATGCCGTCGGCGGACCATCTCCTCGGCACGGACGCTATCGGCCGGGATGTGCTGTCGCGGATCGTCTACGGAGCCCGCGTCTCGATGGCGGTCGCGATCGGAGCGACGAGCCTGTCGCTCCTCATCGGCGTCACCATCGGGATGATCGCCGGATACTTCCGCGGTGCCGCCGACGCCACGAGCTCGCTGTTCGTGAACTTCATGCTGGCGTTCCCGCCGCTGATCTTCCTGATCGCCGTCGTCACCGCGCTCCAGCCGGGACTGCTGACGCTCGTGGTGGCGCTCGCGCTGGTCGGGATCCCCAACTTCGCCCGGGTGGCGCGCGCCAACACGATCGCGTTCGCCGACCGGGAGTTCGTCACTGCCGCGAAGGCACTGGGCGCACGGCCGCTGCGCATCCTGACGCGCGAGCTCCTGGTCAACGTCATGCTGCCGATCCTGTCCCTCGCCCTCGTGGTGATGGCCACGCTCGTCGTCGCCGAGGGCAGCCTCAGCTTCCTCGGAGTCGGCGTCCCACCGCCGACGCCGAGCTGGGGCGGCATGTTGGCGGCGGGGCGCGAGTCGCTCAGCGACGAGCCGCAGCTCGTCCTCGTACCCGCCCTCTTCTTCTTCCTCACTGTCTTCTCGTTCAACAGGCTCGGCGACTGGGCGCGGGGCCGCGTCGGTAGGGAGTCCTCGATATGA
- a CDS encoding ABC transporter ATP-binding protein: MSTGTEPFVDDAVVGDIEQHQSFLEVENLRVWFGTPRGMVRAVDGVELQLRKGETLGVVGESGSGKSVLSRAIMKILAPNARVLDGSHIRLDGVDLATVNPKKNKHLWGVDLAMVFQDPMTSLTPVVTVGKQLTETLRYHLDLDAKAARAEAVRLLSLVGIPEPEKRFDQYPHELSGGMRQRVTIALAISCSPKLLIADEPTTALDVTVQHQILNLLRDLQASSGMAMILITHDLGVVAGRTDNIAVMYAGRVVEMAPTRRLFSHMRHPYTRALIDAIPKLDHPSHTRLASIPGRPPTIVDPPPGCSFAARCPSAQDRCTKETPTLVTTPDSERHSAACFFPLGTPEGDVARRRNIEAGVTAAGTPVLSGVTV; this comes from the coding sequence ATGAGCACCGGTACGGAACCGTTCGTGGACGATGCCGTGGTCGGCGACATCGAGCAGCACCAGAGCTTCCTCGAGGTCGAGAACCTCCGGGTGTGGTTCGGCACGCCTCGCGGGATGGTCCGTGCGGTCGACGGCGTCGAGCTGCAGCTGCGCAAGGGGGAGACACTCGGCGTCGTCGGCGAGTCGGGCTCGGGCAAGTCGGTGCTCTCCCGCGCGATCATGAAGATCCTTGCGCCCAACGCCCGCGTCCTGGACGGCAGCCACATCAGGCTGGACGGCGTCGACCTCGCCACGGTGAACCCCAAGAAGAACAAGCACCTGTGGGGCGTCGACCTGGCGATGGTGTTCCAGGACCCGATGACGTCGCTGACCCCGGTGGTCACCGTGGGGAAGCAGCTGACCGAGACGCTGCGCTACCACCTCGACCTGGACGCCAAGGCGGCGCGCGCGGAGGCCGTACGGTTGTTGAGCCTGGTGGGCATCCCCGAGCCGGAGAAGCGCTTCGACCAGTACCCGCACGAGCTCTCCGGCGGAATGCGGCAGCGCGTCACGATCGCGCTGGCGATCTCGTGCTCGCCCAAGCTCCTGATCGCCGACGAGCCGACCACGGCGCTCGACGTCACGGTGCAGCACCAGATCCTCAACCTGCTGAGAGACCTCCAGGCGAGCTCCGGGATGGCGATGATCCTCATCACCCACGACCTCGGCGTCGTCGCCGGGCGGACCGACAACATCGCCGTGATGTACGCCGGGCGCGTCGTCGAGATGGCGCCGACCCGACGCCTCTTCTCCCACATGCGTCACCCGTACACGCGGGCGCTCATCGACGCGATCCCGAAGCTCGACCATCCGAGCCACACGAGGCTCGCGTCGATCCCCGGGCGACCCCCGACCATCGTCGATCCACCGCCAGGATGCAGCTTCGCCGCACGCTGCCCGTCCGCCCAGGACCGCTGCACGAAGGAGACCCCGACCTTGGTGACGACACCGGACTCCGAGCGCCACTCCGCGGCGTGCTTCTTCCCCCTCGGGACGCCCGAGGGAGACGTCGCTCGCCGGCGCAACATCGAAGCAGGCGTGACCGCGGCCGGAACGCCCGTCTTGTCGGGGGTGACGGTCTGA
- a CDS encoding ABC transporter ATP-binding protein — MAGSGTAHLRDEQDIVLSVRNLTVEYVGSRGERVYAVSDVSFDARRGETVGLVGESGCGKSSVAKAVMQLPAPTSGSILLEGAEIAGAKGATLRRQRRKLQMIFQDPISSLNPLRKVKDIIAEGLRVQGGSSRKEVAARVQSMIERVGLDPDTASDRRPHEFSGGQCQRISIARAMVLDPEVLICDEPVSALDVSVQAQIMNLLEEMKERYQLTMVFIAHDLAVVKNLSDRIVVMYLGKVCEVASSDDLFASPAHPYTRALAQSIPEPDPEAQIQEAALSGDLPSPLNPPTGCRFRTRCPLAQEVCAREEPEVREVRPGRFAACHFPLDESATDEPQLDTSAQTDHSAGRAVVA; from the coding sequence ATGGCCGGCAGCGGGACGGCGCACCTGCGCGACGAGCAGGACATCGTGCTCAGCGTCCGCAACCTGACGGTCGAGTACGTCGGGAGCCGGGGCGAACGTGTCTACGCGGTGTCGGACGTGAGCTTCGACGCGAGGCGAGGAGAGACGGTCGGACTGGTCGGCGAGTCCGGGTGCGGCAAGTCGAGCGTGGCGAAGGCCGTGATGCAGCTGCCGGCACCGACCTCCGGATCGATCCTGCTGGAAGGGGCGGAGATCGCGGGTGCGAAGGGCGCCACCCTGCGCCGGCAGCGGCGCAAGCTGCAGATGATCTTTCAGGACCCGATCTCGTCACTCAACCCGCTCCGCAAGGTGAAGGACATCATCGCCGAAGGGCTTCGTGTCCAGGGCGGCAGCAGCAGGAAGGAGGTCGCGGCGCGGGTCCAGTCGATGATCGAACGGGTCGGGCTCGACCCGGACACGGCGTCCGACCGACGTCCGCACGAGTTCTCGGGCGGTCAGTGCCAGCGCATCTCCATCGCCCGCGCGATGGTGCTCGACCCCGAGGTGCTCATCTGCGACGAGCCGGTCTCCGCGCTCGACGTGTCGGTCCAGGCCCAGATCATGAACCTGCTCGAGGAGATGAAGGAGCGCTACCAGCTCACGATGGTCTTCATCGCGCACGACCTCGCCGTGGTCAAGAACCTGAGCGACCGGATCGTCGTGATGTACCTCGGCAAGGTCTGCGAGGTGGCCAGCTCCGACGACCTCTTCGCGTCGCCGGCGCATCCCTACACGCGGGCGCTGGCCCAGTCGATCCCGGAACCGGACCCCGAGGCGCAGATCCAGGAAGCGGCCCTCTCCGGCGATCTCCCGTCACCGTTGAACCCACCGACGGGGTGCCGCTTCCGTACGAGATGTCCCTTGGCGCAGGAGGTCTGCGCGAGGGAGGAGCCGGAGGTCCGCGAGGTGCGTCCTGGCCGCTTCGCGGCCTGCCACTTCCCGCTGGACGAGTCGGCGACGGATGAGCCGCAGCTCGACACGTCGGCGCAGACAGACCACTCCGCAGGGCGCGCAGTGGTCGCATGA
- a CDS encoding alpha/beta fold hydrolase, which produces MAEGEVEVNGGVVVYEFVGPEDGEVVVLTPGGRFGKDYGGVHELAEALAAGGKRVLLWDRPNCGRSDVQLYGRSESHMRAETLGLMLDVLGIEKVVAAGGSGGARDMIVFTMMYPQKVTKLLTWCIVGGTFSTMSLAGVYVLPELRAVRAGGIEAVLSIPGAAGSWADLCEANPRNKERLLEVGAEEFERVMERWFDAYIPKANEAIPGVADWEFAQVKVPTLIVRGGVKDYDHPARTSREVLSLIEGARLIEPPWPEDAWEQAAAATGQGRGSLFDFWQLGAPEFLAFIDE; this is translated from the coding sequence ATGGCTGAGGGAGAGGTCGAGGTCAACGGCGGGGTCGTGGTGTACGAGTTCGTCGGTCCGGAGGACGGCGAGGTGGTGGTGCTGACGCCGGGTGGTCGGTTCGGCAAGGACTACGGCGGTGTCCATGAGCTGGCGGAGGCGTTGGCTGCGGGTGGCAAGCGGGTGCTGCTGTGGGATCGGCCGAACTGTGGTCGTTCGGACGTGCAGCTGTACGGGCGGTCGGAGTCGCACATGCGGGCGGAGACGCTCGGGTTGATGCTCGACGTGCTCGGGATCGAGAAGGTCGTCGCGGCCGGGGGATCGGGCGGTGCCCGGGACATGATCGTGTTCACGATGATGTATCCGCAGAAGGTCACGAAGCTGTTGACCTGGTGCATCGTCGGGGGCACGTTCTCCACGATGAGTCTGGCGGGTGTGTACGTGCTGCCGGAGCTTCGGGCGGTTCGTGCTGGGGGGATCGAGGCGGTGCTCTCGATTCCTGGTGCGGCGGGGAGCTGGGCGGATCTGTGCGAGGCGAACCCTCGGAACAAGGAGCGGCTGCTGGAGGTCGGGGCCGAGGAGTTCGAGCGGGTGATGGAGCGTTGGTTCGACGCGTACATCCCGAAGGCGAACGAGGCGATCCCGGGTGTGGCTGACTGGGAGTTCGCGCAGGTCAAGGTTCCGACGCTGATCGTGCGTGGGGGTGTGAAGGACTACGACCACCCGGCGCGGACGTCGCGGGAGGTGCTGTCGCTGATCGAGGGTGCGCGGCTGATCGAGCCGCCGTGGCCCGAGGACGCCTGGGAGCAGGCCGCGGCGGCCACCGGACAGGGCCGAGGCAGCCTGTTCGACTTCTGGCAGCTGGGCGCTCCCGAGTTCCTCGCCTTCATCGACGAGTGA
- a CDS encoding alpha/beta fold hydrolase, with product MEMPDAEVEVNGGVVVYEFVGPEDGEVVVLTPGGRFGKDYGGVHELAEALAAGGKRVLLWDRPNCGRSDVQLYGRSESHMRAETLGLMLDVLGIEKVVAAGGSGGARDMIVFTMMYPQKVTKLLTWCIVGGTFSTMSLAGVYVLPELRAVRAGGIEAVLSIPGAAGSWADLCEANPRNKERLLEVGAEEFERVMERWFDAYIPKANEAIPGVADWEFAQVKVPTLIVRGGVKDYDHPARTSREVLSLIEGARLIEPPWPEDAWEQRGVRRRDGEDVGFEFWVDGAPSFLAFIDEQTIDGETA from the coding sequence ATGGAGATGCCCGACGCCGAGGTCGAGGTCAACGGCGGGGTCGTGGTGTACGAGTTCGTCGGTCCGGAGGACGGCGAGGTGGTGGTGCTGACGCCGGGTGGTCGGTTCGGCAAGGACTACGGCGGTGTCCATGAGCTGGCGGAGGCGTTGGCTGCGGGTGGCAAGCGGGTGCTGCTGTGGGATCGGCCGAACTGTGGTCGTTCGGACGTGCAGCTGTACGGGCGGTCGGAGTCGCACATGCGGGCGGAGACGCTCGGGTTGATGCTCGACGTGCTCGGGATCGAGAAGGTCGTCGCGGCCGGGGGATCGGGCGGTGCCCGGGACATGATCGTGTTCACGATGATGTATCCGCAGAAGGTCACGAAGCTGTTGACCTGGTGCATCGTCGGGGGCACGTTCTCCACGATGAGTCTGGCGGGTGTGTACGTGCTGCCGGAGCTTCGGGCGGTTCGTGCTGGGGGGATCGAGGCGGTGCTCTCGATTCCTGGTGCGGCGGGGAGCTGGGCGGATCTGTGCGAGGCGAACCCTCGGAACAAGGAGCGGCTGCTGGAGGTCGGGGCCGAGGAGTTCGAGCGGGTGATGGAGCGTTGGTTCGACGCGTACATCCCGAAGGCGAACGAGGCGATCCCGGGTGTGGCTGACTGGGAGTTCGCGCAGGTCAAGGTTCCGACGCTGATCGTGCGTGGGGGTGTGAAGGACTACGACCACCCGGCGCGGACGTCGCGGGAGGTGCTGTCGCTGATCGAGGGTGCGCGGCTGATCGAGCCGCCGTGGCCCGAGGACGCCTGGGAGCAGCGCGGCGTACGACGCCGCGACGGCGAGGACGTCGGCTTCGAGTTCTGGGTCGACGGCGCGCCGTCGTTCCTCGCCTTCATCGATGAGCAGACCATCGACGGGGAAACGGCGTGA
- a CDS encoding MFS transporter translates to MIRTRDRHPVPPWATIGVLAVTGVLAALQGTLLLPLVSRLPEIYGVGTVEASWIITATMLAGALATPIVSRLADMYGKRRLVLLALVVLLVGSVMLALTEDYAVALVGRTLQGVTASVLPVSMSILKDVLPPERVGSGIALVSATLGIGSAVGLPLAGLLYGSLGYSSLFWLVAGFAGLLALAAWWLLPRGAPDGRKERFDGVGAVLLAMGLVPFLLVLSQGNTWGWASATTLSLLVAAVVAVAVWVPWELRKHEPLIDLRLTARRPVLLTNVASVIIALGLLSNLLLASLQFGSPAEIEAGLGLTAGQTGLAMALPAAVFVVAAPLLGLLLRRYGGRLVLLSGSLTMAVAYALRVLLDDTVAHVVLGSVLIGAGSTLAMAAMPMIIMSAVPRRHTASANGVNSLCRMIGTSASTAALAALTSATAVVVGGHEFPTLTTIHVTCWVLAGAGVVASVLVWFIPRDTANELPDQRLVGREIPAASTFPQYRLAEQ, encoded by the coding sequence GTGATCCGTACCCGAGACCGTCATCCCGTCCCGCCGTGGGCGACCATCGGCGTGCTCGCCGTGACGGGTGTCCTCGCGGCGCTGCAGGGGACGCTGCTGCTTCCGCTCGTGTCGCGGCTGCCGGAGATCTACGGGGTCGGGACGGTCGAGGCCTCGTGGATCATCACGGCGACGATGCTCGCCGGGGCACTGGCGACGCCGATCGTCTCCCGGCTCGCCGACATGTACGGCAAGCGGCGCCTCGTCCTCCTCGCGCTCGTCGTGCTCCTCGTCGGTTCGGTGATGCTCGCGCTCACCGAGGACTACGCCGTGGCGCTCGTCGGCCGCACGCTGCAGGGCGTGACCGCGTCGGTCCTCCCGGTCTCGATGAGCATCCTCAAGGACGTCCTTCCCCCCGAGCGCGTCGGCTCCGGGATCGCCCTGGTGAGCGCCACCCTCGGGATCGGTTCGGCCGTCGGGCTCCCGCTGGCGGGCCTGCTGTACGGCTCGCTCGGCTACAGCTCGCTTTTCTGGCTCGTCGCGGGGTTCGCCGGGCTGCTGGCGCTCGCCGCCTGGTGGCTCCTCCCTCGCGGAGCACCCGACGGCAGGAAAGAGCGGTTCGACGGGGTCGGCGCCGTCCTGCTGGCCATGGGACTGGTGCCGTTCCTGCTCGTCCTCTCCCAGGGGAACACCTGGGGATGGGCGAGCGCCACGACGCTCTCCCTCCTCGTCGCGGCCGTGGTCGCGGTCGCGGTGTGGGTTCCCTGGGAGCTGCGCAAGCACGAGCCGTTGATCGATCTGAGACTGACCGCTCGTCGCCCGGTCCTCCTGACGAACGTCGCCTCGGTGATCATCGCGCTCGGGCTCCTCTCGAACCTGCTGCTCGCCTCGCTGCAGTTCGGCAGCCCCGCCGAGATCGAGGCAGGGCTCGGCCTCACCGCCGGCCAGACCGGTCTGGCGATGGCGCTGCCCGCTGCCGTCTTCGTGGTCGCCGCCCCGCTGCTCGGTCTGCTGCTGCGCCGGTACGGCGGACGTCTCGTCCTGTTGTCGGGCTCGCTGACGATGGCGGTCGCGTACGCGCTGCGGGTGCTTCTGGACGACACCGTTGCGCATGTCGTGCTCGGTTCGGTGCTGATCGGCGCAGGCAGCACGCTCGCGATGGCGGCCATGCCGATGATCATCATGTCGGCCGTGCCGCGACGTCACACGGCGTCGGCGAACGGCGTCAACTCGCTGTGCCGGATGATCGGTACCTCGGCGTCCACCGCGGCGTTGGCCGCCCTGACGTCCGCGACCGCCGTCGTGGTCGGCGGTCACGAGTTCCCGACGCTCACCACCATCCACGTCACGTGCTGGGTGCTCGCCGGCGCAGGCGTCGTCGCGAGCGTCCTCGTGTGGTTCATCCCGCGCGACACCGCGAACGAGCTCCCAGATCAGAGGCTTGTGGGACGCGAGATCCCTGCAGCCTCGACATTCCCGCAGTACCGTCTAGCGGAGCAATAA